A DNA window from Rhizobium sp. NXC14 contains the following coding sequences:
- a CDS encoding glycosyltransferase family 39 protein gives MLERITKSLTSASIFLAGYFLLNIVLRIALPHTLDLDEAEQSFYSQYLLAGYGPQPPFYNWLQYAIVSVTGISMWALSVPKNIILFGCYLFYGLAAREVLKNRLLAPVAMLSLITLPQVGLMAQRELTHTVALLFATSLFLFGFFRTLRQPTIASYLVIGIATGIGLISKYNFAILPFAAFIAVLPDRKWRSRLLDWRLLPAIAIAILIILPHALWLPDNFARASLPTLKRMTAEHEAAAGFPRIGQGLLSLVIAVLGFVALPIVLFAAAFRRDFFRALSASSPMIRVIERMMIVSLLAFVGVVIVAGASDIHERWLDPCLLVMLIYLFLKLETAGVDLSAGLARFRPVIPVFMTVILAILLLRIVGMQYTGVYTRTNVPFANFVDELTATRKPVLIVAETKFVAGNMKLEFPDVPVVIPFFPGSGVPEYVTAKGPVLVIWRGETADDPTISPNFANGLVRSGIHLQELNTLTLPYLFSGGKRSFSIGYSWVEGGAK, from the coding sequence ATGTTGGAGCGGATTACCAAAAGTCTTACGAGCGCAAGCATTTTTCTGGCGGGATATTTCCTGCTGAATATCGTGCTTCGCATCGCCCTGCCCCATACGCTCGATCTCGACGAGGCGGAGCAATCCTTCTATTCACAATATCTGCTTGCCGGCTACGGCCCGCAGCCGCCCTTCTACAACTGGCTGCAATATGCCATCGTTTCGGTGACCGGCATATCGATGTGGGCGCTTTCGGTACCCAAGAACATCATTCTCTTCGGCTGCTATCTTTTCTATGGACTGGCTGCCCGCGAGGTGCTGAAGAACCGTCTGCTCGCACCCGTCGCTATGCTGAGCCTGATTACCCTGCCACAGGTCGGCCTGATGGCGCAGCGCGAACTGACCCATACTGTCGCGCTGCTGTTTGCGACCTCGCTCTTTCTCTTCGGTTTTTTCCGCACGCTGCGCCAGCCGACGATCGCAAGCTATCTCGTCATCGGCATCGCCACCGGCATCGGCCTTATTTCCAAATATAACTTCGCGATCCTGCCGTTTGCCGCCTTCATCGCCGTGTTGCCGGACAGGAAGTGGCGCAGCCGTCTGTTGGACTGGCGTCTGCTGCCGGCGATCGCAATCGCCATCCTGATCATTCTGCCGCACGCGCTCTGGCTGCCCGATAACTTCGCCCGCGCTTCGCTGCCGACCCTGAAGCGGATGACCGCCGAGCATGAGGCAGCCGCCGGCTTCCCCCGCATCGGACAGGGGCTGTTGTCCCTCGTCATCGCCGTCCTCGGCTTCGTCGCACTGCCCATCGTTCTCTTCGCAGCAGCCTTCCGACGGGATTTCTTCCGTGCGCTTTCCGCGTCCAGTCCGATGATACGGGTCATCGAGCGAATGATGATCGTGAGCCTGCTCGCCTTCGTCGGTGTCGTCATCGTCGCCGGCGCGAGTGATATCCACGAGCGCTGGCTCGACCCGTGCCTGCTCGTCATGCTGATCTATCTGTTCCTGAAGCTCGAAACCGCCGGCGTCGATCTTTCCGCCGGCCTTGCGCGCTTCCGGCCCGTGATACCGGTCTTCATGACCGTCATCCTGGCGATCCTTCTGCTCAGGATCGTCGGCATGCAATATACCGGCGTTTACACGAGAACGAACGTGCCCTTCGCGAATTTCGTTGACGAGCTGACCGCGACCCGCAAGCCGGTTCTCATCGTAGCGGAAACCAAGTTCGTGGCCGGCAACATGAAGCTGGAATTCCCTGACGTTCCCGTCGTGATCCCCTTCTTTCCAGGTTCCGGGGTTCCCGAATATGTGACTGCCAAGGGGCCGGTGCTCGTAATCTGGCGCGGCGAGACCGCCGATGACCCAACAATTTCCCCGAATTTCGCGAACGGTCTCGTGAGATCGGGCATTCACCTGCAGGAGTTGAACACGCTGACCTTGCCCTATCTCTTTAGTGGCGGCAAACGCAGCTTCTCCATTGGTTACTCCTGGGTCGAAGGCGGCGCGAAATAG
- a CDS encoding succinoglycan biosynthesis protein exoi, which translates to MRQGYRVSQKKSVLLTAPGLVIGAVAFGAAGGWTASDMLASWNASGGSGLSCRIKGNVSIETGERIFHVPGQKYYAQTKISPQYGERWFCSEFQAWAAGWRKSKS; encoded by the coding sequence TTGCGTCAGGGTTATCGCGTTTCGCAGAAGAAATCGGTGCTGCTCACGGCGCCGGGTTTGGTCATCGGCGCGGTTGCGTTTGGTGCGGCCGGAGGCTGGACCGCTAGCGACATGCTGGCCTCATGGAACGCTTCTGGCGGCTCCGGTCTATCGTGCAGGATCAAGGGCAACGTCTCCATCGAGACGGGCGAGCGCATCTTCCACGTGCCGGGGCAGAAATACTACGCACAGACGAAGATCAGCCCCCAGTATGGCGAACGGTGGTTCTGCTCAGAATTCCAAGCTTGGGCGGCCGGCTGGCGGAAATCGAAATCGTGA
- a CDS encoding Ppx/GppA phosphatase family protein, translating into MEDPEGGAKPQFDGAMAAGRRDGKKSRRRKGKRGGQTRSAAQAAPHELSGSAGQPARPMDDAAGHPARKRKRRRRGGQGVSQDGSLQAQAIEQTGAAASAARSDGEQASGRRNRRKHRGKRGLQGRPLSSAKPSHVPLQEIRVEETARSAVMREMQNGAAAGRKGRQESNGHHGDRQAGEHAWPEELYAALDLGTNNCRLLIAQPTRPGQFRVVDAFSRIVRLGEGLAASGRLSDEAMERAIEALRICAGKLRNREIRRMRLIATEACRQAVNGAEFLGRVVAETGLQLEIIDRETEARLAVSGCSSLVGRETRSVVLFDIGGGSSEIAVIRIGDSRFSRLANHITHWTSLPVGVVTLSERHGGRDVTPELFEGMVREVEAMLGCFDCPEIEIAETGDFHLIGTSGTVTTLAGVHLDLPRYDRRKVDGIWLSDDEVSAMQAKLLSWDFESRAANPCIGPDRADLVLAGCAILEAIRRRWPSPRMRVADRGLREGLLTDMMADDGVWRRNRNRRGQRAK; encoded by the coding sequence GTGGAAGACCCCGAAGGCGGCGCGAAGCCGCAATTTGACGGGGCGATGGCGGCAGGGCGCAGGGACGGCAAGAAGTCCAGGCGTCGCAAGGGCAAGCGCGGCGGGCAAACCCGCAGCGCAGCTCAAGCCGCTCCGCATGAGCTCTCCGGCAGTGCCGGGCAGCCGGCGCGCCCCATGGACGATGCGGCTGGACATCCGGCTCGCAAGCGAAAGCGCCGCCGTCGCGGCGGTCAAGGTGTTTCGCAGGACGGTTCGCTTCAAGCCCAGGCGATCGAACAGACAGGCGCGGCAGCCAGTGCCGCCCGGTCCGATGGCGAACAGGCATCGGGCCGGCGCAACCGCCGCAAGCATCGCGGCAAGCGCGGGCTGCAGGGCCGGCCGCTGTCGTCGGCAAAGCCTTCCCATGTCCCGCTGCAGGAAATCCGGGTCGAAGAGACGGCGCGCAGTGCCGTCATGCGCGAGATGCAGAACGGCGCGGCCGCCGGCCGCAAAGGTCGCCAGGAGAGCAACGGTCACCATGGGGATCGCCAGGCTGGCGAGCACGCATGGCCGGAAGAACTCTATGCCGCGCTCGATCTCGGCACCAATAATTGCCGCCTGCTCATTGCCCAGCCGACACGGCCGGGCCAGTTCCGCGTCGTCGATGCCTTTTCCCGCATCGTACGCCTCGGCGAGGGTCTTGCCGCCAGCGGCCGTCTCTCTGACGAGGCGATGGAAAGGGCGATCGAGGCGCTGAGGATCTGCGCCGGCAAGCTCAGGAACCGGGAGATCCGCCGCATGCGGTTGATCGCCACCGAAGCCTGCCGTCAGGCGGTCAATGGTGCGGAATTCCTCGGACGCGTCGTTGCCGAAACCGGCCTCCAGCTTGAGATCATCGACCGGGAAACCGAGGCGCGGCTTGCGGTCTCCGGCTGCTCCTCGCTTGTCGGCCGCGAGACCCGTTCCGTCGTCCTCTTCGATATTGGCGGCGGCTCATCGGAGATCGCCGTCATCCGTATCGGCGATAGTCGCTTCAGCCGGCTCGCCAATCACATCACCCACTGGACCTCGCTGCCGGTCGGCGTTGTGACGCTGTCGGAACGTCACGGCGGGCGCGACGTCACGCCGGAACTATTCGAAGGCATGGTGCGCGAGGTCGAAGCCATGCTCGGATGCTTCGATTGCCCGGAGATCGAGATCGCTGAGACCGGCGATTTTCACCTCATCGGCACGTCGGGCACGGTGACGACGCTTGCCGGCGTCCATCTCGACCTGCCGCGTTATGACCGGCGCAAGGTCGATGGCATCTGGCTCTCGGATGACGAGGTTTCCGCCATGCAGGCAAAGCTCCTCTCCTGGGATTTCGAAAGCCGCGCCGCCAATCCCTGCATCGGGCCGGACCGGGCCGATCTGGTGCTGGCTGGCTGCGCCATCCTCGAGGCGATCCGCCGCCGCTGGCCGAGCCCGCGCATGCGCGTTGCCGATCGCGGCTTGAGGGAAGGCCTGCTCACCGACATGATGGCCGACGACGGCGTGTGGCGGCGAAACCGCAACCGCCGCGGCCAGCGGGCGAAATAA
- a CDS encoding RlmE family RNA methyltransferase gives MTKAPIAGNRTGRKLGQRVKNKKMKASSRQWLQRHINDPYVQRAQLEGYRARAAFKLLEIDEKYHILRGARRIIDLGAAPGSWSQIAAKVTGSTDEDVRVAAIDFLEMAQLPGVKILQLDFLDPSAPEKLMEAVGGTPDLVISDMAAPTTGHHRTDHLRTMHLCEVAAHFAIEVLGEGGHFLTKTFQGGTERDLLAMLKQNFRQVVHVKPNSSRAESVEMFLLAKGFKGRKAEAE, from the coding sequence ATGACAAAGGCACCGATCGCGGGAAACCGCACCGGCCGCAAGCTCGGTCAGCGCGTCAAGAACAAGAAGATGAAGGCATCCTCCCGCCAATGGCTGCAGCGCCACATCAACGATCCCTATGTGCAGCGCGCCCAGCTCGAAGGCTATCGCGCCCGCGCCGCCTTCAAGCTCCTCGAGATCGACGAGAAATACCACATCCTGCGCGGCGCCAGGCGCATCATCGACCTGGGGGCGGCTCCCGGCAGCTGGTCGCAGATCGCCGCCAAGGTCACCGGTTCGACGGATGAGGACGTGCGTGTGGCCGCGATCGATTTCCTCGAAATGGCCCAGCTTCCCGGCGTCAAGATCCTGCAGCTCGATTTCCTCGATCCCAGTGCGCCGGAAAAGCTGATGGAGGCTGTCGGCGGCACGCCCGATCTCGTCATTTCCGATATGGCCGCGCCGACCACGGGCCACCATCGCACCGATCACCTGCGCACCATGCATTTGTGCGAAGTCGCGGCCCATTTCGCCATCGAGGTGCTGGGGGAGGGCGGGCATTTCCTCACCAAGACCTTCCAGGGCGGTACCGAGCGTGACCTGCTTGCCATGCTGAAGCAGAACTTCCGCCAGGTCGTCCATGTCAAGCCGAACTCGTCACGCGCCGAATCGGTCGAGATGTTCCTGCTGGCCAAGGGCTTCAAAGGCCGCAAGGCGGAAGCTGAATAG